A genomic window from Vitis riparia cultivar Riparia Gloire de Montpellier isolate 1030 chromosome 16, EGFV_Vit.rip_1.0, whole genome shotgun sequence includes:
- the LOC117933180 gene encoding F-box/LRR-repeat protein 25-like has translation MAPRSPKSQHEASSKRLREMDEDRISNLPDSVISHIFSFLPTETAVCTSVLSKTWEHKWTLTPTLVFESLLYWDRDTRDFTRFISRTLLLHNSSIKIKHLFIEMDYEKDPYLDSCLNLWLEFVRTRDVEELSLQFADANFDDCPWSIFDDGPEGYLLPQCLYTHPSIKRLTTNYCVVGPSRVVSWPSLKSLSLRLAVVSEDTLQKILLGSSSLEFLKLEHCEFGFDRLDICSASLKNLVIHSVLEPTTGDKYDVLQISAPNLLYLKISGHYYERKFRLLDVSSLVDAWFDFDLVFDVKKNTQELRESLKEYSSMLRELLEEVAHVEELTLGPWCIMVSFLHPIP, from the coding sequence ATGGCGCCCAGAAGCCCCAAATCTCAGCATGAAGCCTCGTCCAAAAGGCTGAGAGAAATGGATGAAGATAGAATCAGCAATTTACCAGACTCCGTCATCTCCCACATCTTTTCATTTCTCCCAACTGAAACTGCTGTATGTACCAGTGTACTTTCAAAAACATGGGAACACAAGTGGACATTAACACCAACCCTCGTCTTCGAGAGCCTTCTCTATTGGGATAGAGACACTAGAGATTTCACTCGTTTCATCAGTCGAACCCTCCTTCTCCACAACTCTAGTATTAAGATCAAGCATTTGTTCATTGAAATGGACTACGAGAAGGACCCTTATCTCGACAGTTGCCTCAACTTGTGGCTTGAATTTGTCAGAACCAGAGACGTAGAAGAGCTGAGTCTACAATTTGCTGACGCAAACTTCGATGACTGTCCGTGGAGTATTTTCGATGATGGCCCGGAAGGCTATTTGTTACCTCAATGTCTCTACACCCATCCTTCAATAAAACGCTTGACTACTAATTACTGTGTTGTTGGTCCTTCTCGGGTAGTTTCTTGGCCTTCCCTCAAGAGCTTATCATTGAGGTTAGCAGTTGTGAGTGAGGACACGCTTCAAAAAATTTTACTGGGCAGCTCTTCTTTAGAGTTCTTAAAGTTGGAACATTGTGAGTTTGGTTTTGATAGGCTTGACATTTGTTCTGCAAGTCTGAAAAATTTGGTGATCCATTCTGTTTTGGAGCCTACAACTGGAGACAAGTATGATGTGTTGCAAATTTCGGCTCCTAATCTTCTGTATCTGAAAATTTCGGGGCATTACTATGAGAGAAAGTTCCGGTTATTGGATGTATCATCTTTGGTTGATGCGTGGTTTGATTTTGATCTAGTTTTTGATGTTAAAAAGAACACACAAGAATTGAGAGAAAGTCTCAAAGAGTACAGCAGCATGTTAAGAGAACTTCTTGAAGAGGTTGCACATGTTGAGGAACTTACTCTAGGGCCTTGGTGTATTATGGTATCATTTCTTCACCCTATcccttga
- the LOC117933181 gene encoding CLAVATA3/ESR (CLE)-related protein 1-like, with product MGSGFNGMYGMYREVPGGPDPLHNGRKGKMGKDTYGTYREVPGGPDPLHNGRKGQMGEGTYGTYQEVSGGPNPSQNGRKGDQMGKDMYGVYREVPGGPDPLHNGWKGQTGKDSYGMYREVPGGPDPLHNGRKGYMGSKT from the coding sequence ATGGGAAGCGGCTTTAATGGAATGTATGGCATGTATCGTGAAGTACCTGGTGGTCCAGATCCATTACATAACGGAAGGAAAGGTAAGATGGGAAAGGACACATATGGAACGTATCGTGAAGTGCCTGGAGGTCCAGATCCATTACACAATGGAAGGAAAGGTCAGATGGGAGAGGGCACATATGGAACGTATCAGGAGGTGTCTGGTGGTCCAAATCCATCACAAAACGGACGGAAAGGAGATCAGATGGGAAAGGACATGTATGGAGTGTATCGTGAAGTGCCTGGTGGTCCAGATCCATTGCATAACGGATGGAAAGGTCAGACGGGAAAGGACTCCTACGGAATGTATCGTGAAGTACCTGGAGGTCCAGATCCATTACATAATGGAAGGAAAGGTTATATGGGATCAAAAACATAA